A region from the Actinoplanes sp. OR16 genome encodes:
- a CDS encoding helix-turn-helix transcriptional regulator, with translation MRLALREARERADLTQLQVAEEMEWSLSKVIRIENGDVSISPNDLRPLLSYLGIKDKAVVAALVADARIARTRQRAAWFQTPAYREHLTDHMRKLIEYEGEATEIRSYSIYYIPGPLQTTSYATALISRFEEELTEEQRARRVQARALRREALLARTGVQFLVMLDESVLRRTIGGPEIFADQLRDLKALAENGTIRIRMVPFSLDASVTNNASFDLLLLGEGEVLYRETGIDDELVEDREATAKHRARYDKVWQEVADEEDTIEFIRRQIEILEGTSPRD, from the coding sequence GTGCGGCTTGCGCTTCGTGAAGCGCGGGAGCGAGCCGATCTCACCCAACTCCAGGTCGCCGAGGAGATGGAATGGTCGCTCAGCAAGGTGATCCGGATCGAGAACGGGGACGTCAGCATTTCCCCGAACGACCTCCGGCCGTTGCTGAGCTACCTCGGGATCAAGGACAAGGCGGTCGTCGCGGCACTGGTCGCTGACGCCCGCATTGCACGAACCCGGCAGCGGGCGGCGTGGTTCCAGACGCCCGCGTACCGCGAACACCTCACCGACCACATGCGCAAACTCATCGAGTACGAGGGCGAAGCCACCGAGATCCGCTCGTACTCGATCTACTACATCCCCGGCCCGCTGCAGACCACCTCGTACGCCACGGCCCTGATCAGCCGGTTCGAGGAGGAGTTGACCGAGGAGCAGCGCGCTCGCCGGGTCCAGGCGCGGGCGCTGCGACGGGAGGCACTGCTCGCCCGAACCGGCGTGCAGTTCCTGGTGATGCTCGACGAATCGGTCCTCAGACGGACCATCGGAGGGCCGGAGATCTTCGCCGACCAGCTACGGGACCTCAAGGCGCTCGCTGAGAACGGCACCATCAGGATCCGGATGGTGCCGTTCTCGCTGGACGCCTCGGTGACGAACAACGCCAGCTTCGACCTGCTCCTCCTCGGTGAGGGCGAGGTTCTCTACCGGGAGACCGGGATCGACGACGAATTGGTGGAAGACCGGGAGGCGACCGCGAAACACCGCGCTCGCTACGACAAGGTCTGGCAAGAGGTCGCGGATGAGGAAGACACGATCGAATTCATCCGGAGACAGATCGAGATACTCGAGGGCACGAGTCCTCGGGATTAG
- a CDS encoding DUF397 domain-containing protein yields the protein MGEMNVPAWRKSSRCGTSTCVEVAKVDDQYLIRDSKNPEVAALAFTKDEWDAFVEGVTAGEFRF from the coding sequence ATGGGAGAGATGAACGTGCCCGCATGGCGTAAGAGCAGCCGCTGCGGAACGTCAACCTGCGTCGAGGTTGCCAAGGTCGACGACCAGTACCTCATCCGTGACTCGAAGAACCCGGAGGTCGCGGCGCTCGCCTTCACGAAGGACGAGTGGGACGCGTTCGTCGAGGGTGTGACTGCGGGCGAATTCCGCTTCTGA
- a CDS encoding DUF397 domain-containing protein translates to MIYPTERLHWRRSRHCSSGACVEVAMTGEEVLIRDSKNRDLTPLAFTQAEWEAFVAGVKAGDFGFE, encoded by the coding sequence ATGATCTATCCGACGGAAAGGCTGCACTGGCGACGTAGTAGACATTGCTCCAGCGGAGCATGTGTCGAGGTCGCGATGACCGGCGAAGAGGTCCTGATCAGGGACTCGAAGAACCGGGATCTCACTCCACTGGCGTTCACCCAGGCCGAGTGGGAGGCGTTCGTCGCCGGCGTCAAGGCCGGGGACTTCGGTTTCGAATGA
- a CDS encoding DUF6226 family protein gives MDGYQHATDTDRFAMLHDAADTLLDELSERYLVERRETKEPFGLDDALVRTVRLIPRSPAGAPLAIHFTEPGLILRLGRWWEESLPTCACDTCAEDPRGLVERLRTHAAALIEGGLWERVRRGVGGSWFETKLIGTGVSADREGPLSAAGARDARRGGFAAAVQWAPWQFRY, from the coding sequence GTGGACGGCTATCAGCACGCCACCGACACGGACCGCTTCGCGATGCTCCACGATGCGGCCGACACCCTGCTGGACGAACTCTCCGAGCGCTATCTGGTGGAGCGCCGCGAGACGAAGGAACCGTTCGGGCTCGACGACGCGCTCGTGCGGACGGTCCGGCTCATCCCCCGCTCGCCTGCCGGGGCTCCGCTGGCGATCCACTTCACCGAGCCGGGCTTGATCCTGCGGCTCGGCCGGTGGTGGGAGGAGTCCCTGCCGACCTGCGCCTGCGACACCTGTGCCGAGGATCCGCGAGGCCTGGTGGAGCGGTTACGCACCCACGCCGCCGCGCTGATCGAGGGCGGCCTGTGGGAACGCGTCCGGCGTGGGGTGGGCGGGTCCTGGTTCGAGACCAAGTTGATCGGCACCGGAGTCAGCGCGGACCGCGAGGGTCCGCTCTCCGCCGCCGGTGCCCGGGACGCCCGCCGTGGTGGTTTCGCCGCCGCGGTGCAGTGGGCTCCCTGGCAGTTCCGCTACTGA
- a CDS encoding geranylgeranyl reductase family protein — protein MRREPEWDVAVIGAGPAGLAAAHAAAEAGARVIVLERARHPRYKTCGGGLIGPSVEISRSRLRIPERDRINAVTFTHDGRRGFTRRASGDPVVTMVRRDDFDSAWCRAAVEAGAQIRENVLVRRVEQDADTATVVLDGGEEISARTVIGADGSAGVSARHVGVSFDQQDLGLELELGATPADRERWQGRLLLDWGPVPGSYGWVFPKGDQTTVGVIMEKGRGAETKRYLRDLVARLGLANRAVIRDSGHLTHCRRADSPLRRGRVLVAGDAAGLLEPWSREGISYALRSGTWAGQVAAKDQELSSYEEMIAENLAPEMAAGRRLLRLFGRHPALVHAAMASPIGWRAFTGFCRGEVSMARVLRRHPIRAAVNLLGR, from the coding sequence GTGCGCCGGGAACCGGAGTGGGATGTCGCTGTGATCGGCGCGGGACCGGCCGGCCTGGCAGCGGCGCATGCTGCCGCCGAGGCCGGGGCTCGGGTGATCGTGCTGGAGCGGGCGCGGCATCCGCGCTACAAGACGTGTGGTGGCGGGCTGATCGGGCCGTCCGTGGAGATCAGCCGGAGCAGGCTGCGGATTCCGGAACGGGACCGGATCAACGCGGTGACGTTCACGCATGACGGGCGGCGCGGGTTCACCAGGCGGGCGTCCGGTGATCCGGTGGTGACGATGGTCAGGCGGGATGACTTCGATTCCGCGTGGTGCCGGGCTGCTGTTGAGGCCGGCGCACAGATCAGGGAGAACGTCCTGGTCAGGCGGGTGGAGCAGGACGCGGACACGGCAACCGTGGTGCTGGACGGCGGCGAGGAGATCTCGGCGCGGACGGTGATCGGCGCGGACGGTTCGGCCGGGGTCAGCGCCCGCCATGTCGGTGTCAGCTTCGACCAGCAGGATCTCGGCCTGGAGTTGGAGCTCGGCGCGACGCCGGCGGATCGGGAGCGCTGGCAGGGGCGTCTTCTGCTCGACTGGGGGCCGGTGCCGGGCTCGTACGGCTGGGTCTTCCCCAAGGGCGACCAGACCACCGTCGGCGTGATCATGGAGAAGGGGCGGGGCGCGGAGACGAAGCGCTACCTGCGTGATCTCGTGGCTCGTCTCGGGCTCGCGAATCGCGCGGTGATCCGTGATTCCGGGCATCTCACGCACTGCCGCCGGGCCGATTCTCCGCTGCGGCGTGGCCGGGTTCTGGTCGCCGGTGACGCCGCCGGGTTGCTCGAACCCTGGTCACGGGAGGGGATCAGCTACGCGCTTCGATCCGGGACATGGGCCGGGCAGGTCGCTGCCAAAGATCAAGAGCTTTCGTCGTACGAGGAAATGATCGCTGAAAACCTGGCACCCGAGATGGCAGCGGGGCGCCGGCTTCTACGACTGTTCGGACGGCATCCCGCTCTCGTGCATGCGGCGATGGCCAGCCCGATCGGATGGCGGGCGTTCACCGGTTTCTGCCGCGGAGAGGTCTCCATGGCCCGGGTCCTGCGCCGCCACCCGATCAGAGCAGCCGTCAATCTGTTGGGTCGGTGA
- a CDS encoding MFS transporter, which translates to MDLAPLRTSRDFRFVFIGGVVTSFGSFISYVTIPYQVAKLTDDPLMVGLIGVCELAPILIMAFVGGALADYIDRRLLVRGAEIALAAICGILLINSLSAEPHLWLLYIAAFLTAAVASVQRPALEAMVPRLVKPEELPATMSLQSLGAQFAQLFGMPLAGILLANFDLAWVYAFDLLTFVVSLTCLTLVKAVPPPPAADRPSLSSVVTGLRYAKSRPELLGTYLVDINAMFFGMPSALYPFLANKLGGPSVLGLLYAAPAVGSLLATFGSRWTSRVHRHGLMVLIAAAFWGVGIIGVGLSGTLWLTLFCLAFAGAADMISGIFRMIIWNQTIPDHLRGRLAGIEMLSYTTGPLAGQLRSGLMARTSLGVPGAIWVGGVLCVAGSVALAAALPKLVRYNGKDGMALKKAADEQWAAAAAARSLT; encoded by the coding sequence GTGGATCTGGCTCCTCTGCGTACCTCCCGAGACTTCCGATTCGTCTTCATCGGCGGTGTGGTGACGAGTTTCGGCTCGTTCATCAGCTACGTCACCATCCCGTACCAGGTGGCGAAGCTGACCGACGACCCGCTGATGGTCGGCCTGATCGGCGTCTGCGAGCTCGCCCCGATCCTCATCATGGCGTTCGTCGGCGGCGCGCTCGCCGACTACATCGACCGGCGGCTGCTGGTCCGGGGCGCCGAGATCGCCCTCGCAGCCATCTGCGGCATCCTGCTGATCAACTCGCTCTCCGCCGAGCCGCACCTGTGGCTGCTCTACATCGCGGCGTTCCTGACCGCCGCGGTGGCGAGCGTGCAGCGCCCGGCCCTGGAGGCGATGGTCCCGCGACTGGTGAAACCGGAGGAACTGCCGGCCACCATGTCACTGCAGTCGCTCGGCGCCCAGTTCGCCCAGCTCTTCGGCATGCCCCTGGCCGGCATCCTGCTCGCCAACTTCGACCTGGCCTGGGTGTACGCGTTCGACCTGCTCACCTTCGTGGTCTCGCTGACCTGCCTGACCCTGGTCAAGGCCGTCCCGCCGCCCCCGGCCGCCGACCGCCCGTCGCTGTCCAGCGTCGTGACCGGTCTCCGCTACGCCAAATCCCGGCCCGAGCTGCTCGGCACCTACCTGGTCGACATCAACGCGATGTTCTTCGGCATGCCGTCCGCGCTCTACCCGTTCCTCGCGAACAAGCTCGGCGGGCCCAGCGTGCTCGGTCTCCTCTACGCCGCCCCGGCTGTCGGCTCACTGCTGGCGACGTTCGGTTCGCGGTGGACTTCGCGCGTGCATCGTCATGGTTTGATGGTCTTGATCGCGGCTGCCTTCTGGGGCGTCGGCATCATCGGCGTCGGCCTCTCCGGCACGCTCTGGCTCACGCTGTTCTGCCTTGCCTTCGCCGGCGCCGCCGACATGATCTCCGGCATCTTCCGCATGATCATCTGGAACCAGACGATCCCCGATCATCTGCGCGGCCGTCTCGCCGGCATCGAGATGCTCTCCTACACGACGGGCCCGCTCGCCGGCCAGCTCCGCTCCGGCCTGATGGCCCGCACTTCCCTCGGCGTCCCCGGCGCGATCTGGGTAGGCGGCGTCCTCTGCGTCGCCGGCAGCGTCGCCCTGGCCGCCGCACTACCCAAACTCGTCCGCTACAACGGCAAGGACGGCATGGCGCTGAAGAAAGCCGCCGACGAGCAGTGGGCGGCGGCAGCGGCCGCCCGCTCCCTCACTTGA
- a CDS encoding NUDIX domain-containing protein, which yields MGCGCRGGSVALTWAESYLGKVRASVGDTDTIFFVGARTVLFDDQGRLLLIQRSDNHRWAIPAGAMELGESMEDCAVRELWEETGLKATSLTPYAFYTAYTYTNEFRHTYQQVLMTFVVHEWEGELLRQTEESVDAGFFALDALPGPKSFVIEEALSDLDEFRATGRLVMK from the coding sequence ATGGGTTGCGGGTGTCGGGGTGGCTCAGTGGCGCTGACGTGGGCAGAGTCGTACTTGGGCAAGGTCCGGGCCAGCGTCGGTGACACCGACACGATCTTCTTCGTCGGGGCGCGGACCGTGCTCTTCGACGACCAGGGCCGGTTGCTGCTGATCCAGCGCTCCGACAATCACCGGTGGGCCATCCCGGCCGGGGCCATGGAGCTCGGCGAGAGCATGGAGGACTGCGCTGTCCGGGAGCTCTGGGAGGAGACCGGGCTGAAGGCCACCTCGCTGACGCCGTACGCGTTCTACACGGCCTACACCTACACGAACGAGTTCCGCCACACCTACCAGCAGGTGCTCATGACGTTCGTGGTGCACGAGTGGGAGGGCGAGCTGCTCCGGCAGACCGAGGAGAGCGTCGACGCCGGCTTCTTCGCCCTGGACGCGCTGCCCGGCCCTAAATCGTTCGTGATCGAAGAGGCGCTCTCCGACCTCGACGAGTTCCGCGCTACCGGCAGGCTCGTCATGAAGTAG
- a CDS encoding Ku protein, giving the protein MRAIWKGAVSFGLVSIAVKLYSATEEKDIRFHQVHRTDGGRIKYQRTCSVDGEVVTYDDIAKGYDIGGGEMVILTDEDFADLPLSTSRAIDVLEFVPAEQIDPILFAKSYYLEPEGQAAKPYVLLRDALRDADRVAIVKIAIRQREQLATLRVRDDVLILNTMMWPDEVRTPDFGFLDEDIETRPAELAMASSLIDSMAGSFNADDFTDNYRAALQEVIDAKVEGREVVQPEEAEEAPAAAVDLMAALKASVERAKAARSSSAESAPPKKKATPAKKAAPAKKATTAAKKSTPARKPAKKSA; this is encoded by the coding sequence ATGCGAGCGATCTGGAAGGGCGCTGTCTCGTTCGGCCTGGTGTCGATCGCCGTCAAGCTGTACTCGGCGACCGAAGAGAAGGATATTCGTTTCCACCAGGTGCATCGCACCGACGGTGGCCGCATCAAGTACCAGCGAACCTGCTCGGTCGACGGCGAAGTCGTCACCTACGACGACATCGCCAAGGGATACGACATCGGCGGCGGCGAAATGGTGATCTTGACGGACGAGGATTTCGCCGATCTTCCACTCAGCACCTCGCGCGCCATCGACGTGCTGGAATTCGTTCCGGCCGAGCAGATCGACCCGATCCTTTTCGCGAAGTCCTATTACCTCGAACCCGAGGGCCAGGCCGCCAAGCCTTACGTCCTGCTGCGGGACGCGCTCCGCGACGCCGACCGGGTGGCCATCGTCAAGATCGCGATCCGGCAGCGGGAGCAGCTCGCCACCCTGCGGGTCCGCGACGACGTGCTGATCCTCAACACGATGATGTGGCCCGACGAGGTCCGCACCCCCGACTTCGGCTTCCTCGACGAGGACATCGAGACCCGCCCCGCCGAACTGGCGATGGCCAGCTCCCTGATCGACTCGATGGCCGGCAGCTTCAACGCCGACGACTTCACCGACAACTACCGGGCCGCGCTGCAGGAGGTCATCGACGCGAAGGTGGAGGGCCGCGAGGTCGTCCAGCCGGAGGAGGCCGAGGAGGCGCCGGCCGCGGCGGTCGACCTGATGGCCGCGCTGAAGGCCTCGGTGGAGAGGGCGAAGGCGGCGCGTTCGTCGTCCGCCGAGTCCGCACCGCCGAAGAAGAAGGCCACGCCGGCCAAGAAGGCAGCGCCCGCGAAGAAGGCCACCACCGCCGCGAAAAAATCCACTCCCGCTCGGAAGCCCGCCAAGAAGTCAGCATGA
- the ligD gene encoding non-homologous end-joining DNA ligase, with product MPGPPLSPMLATAGRLPVGPEWSYEFKWDGVRVLALFGGGPPDLFARSGAVVTPAYPELAGLRLPAGTLLDGEMVVLDAAGRPSFTALAERMHVRDPNRAARLAAGLPATYMIFDLLFLGGIDHTGLPYLVRRELLEGLGVNDTRWMVPPSFGDGQATAAAARENRLEGVVAKRSDSVYLPGTRSADWIKVKFDRTGDYVIGGWRPGARRLGGLLIGVPGPGGLAFRGRVGGGIGAVAEKELLARLEPLATDASPFAPGVVPREDSRGAHWVRPELVAEIRYGNQTPDRRLRFPRFLRLRDDKSPAECADDEP from the coding sequence GTGCCGGGTCCACCCCTGTCGCCGATGCTCGCGACGGCTGGCCGGCTGCCGGTAGGGCCGGAGTGGAGCTACGAGTTCAAGTGGGACGGCGTCCGCGTCCTGGCCCTGTTCGGTGGCGGCCCGCCGGACCTCTTCGCGCGCTCCGGAGCGGTGGTCACCCCGGCCTACCCGGAGCTCGCCGGCCTGCGGCTGCCCGCCGGCACCCTCCTCGACGGCGAGATGGTGGTCCTCGACGCCGCCGGCCGTCCCTCGTTCACGGCCCTCGCCGAACGCATGCACGTGCGCGACCCGAATCGGGCGGCACGGCTCGCCGCCGGCCTGCCCGCCACGTACATGATCTTTGATCTGCTCTTCCTCGGCGGCATCGACCACACCGGCCTGCCCTATCTGGTCCGCCGCGAGCTCCTCGAGGGCCTCGGGGTGAACGACACGCGCTGGATGGTGCCGCCCTCCTTCGGCGACGGCCAGGCCACCGCCGCCGCCGCCCGGGAGAACCGCCTCGAAGGGGTCGTGGCGAAGCGCTCCGACTCGGTCTACCTGCCCGGCACCCGGTCGGCCGACTGGATCAAGGTGAAGTTCGACCGGACCGGCGACTACGTGATCGGCGGGTGGCGTCCCGGCGCCCGCAGGCTCGGCGGGTTGCTGATCGGGGTGCCCGGGCCGGGCGGGCTGGCGTTCCGCGGCCGGGTGGGCGGCGGGATCGGCGCCGTGGCGGAGAAGGAGCTGCTGGCCAGGCTCGAACCCCTCGCCACCGACGCGTCGCCCTTCGCGCCGGGAGTGGTTCCCCGGGAGGATTCACGAGGAGCCCATTGGGTACGCCCGGAGCTGGTGGCCGAGATCCGTTACGGCAACCAGACACCCGACCGTCGTCTGCGTTTCCCCCGGTTCCTGCGGCTGCGTGACGACAAGAGCCCCGCGGAGTGTGCCGACGATGAGCCCTGA
- the ligD gene encoding non-homologous end-joining DNA ligase, which translates to MSPDRFAVTIEGRDVELSNLDKLMYPAAGFTKGEVIDYYTRVAPVMLPHLSGRAATRIRYPNGVEGAHFFEKNKPAGTPDWVRLETLPVPGSTKSRETIEFVVVDDLPTLVWVANLASIELHTPQWRVGADPDLMVVDLDPGAPAGLKECCAVAVLMRDRLADDGIAAYPKTSGKKGMQLCCPISGTRSAEVVSSYAKKVAEELAAMVPGSITAKMAKAVRPGKVFIDWSQNAAAKTTVTPYSLRAGERPTASTPLTWDEVIAMATGEAEARQFGPDEVLARVEQHGDLLADLLRNGNVVPEADRRK; encoded by the coding sequence ATGAGCCCTGACCGGTTCGCCGTGACGATCGAGGGTCGCGACGTCGAACTCTCCAACCTGGACAAGCTGATGTACCCGGCGGCCGGCTTCACCAAGGGCGAAGTGATCGACTACTACACCCGGGTCGCCCCGGTCATGCTGCCGCACCTGAGCGGACGGGCGGCCACCCGGATCCGCTATCCCAACGGCGTCGAGGGCGCGCACTTCTTCGAGAAGAACAAGCCCGCCGGTACGCCGGACTGGGTGCGCCTGGAGACCCTGCCGGTGCCGGGGTCCACGAAGAGCCGGGAGACGATCGAGTTCGTGGTCGTCGACGATCTGCCCACGCTGGTCTGGGTGGCGAACCTGGCTTCGATCGAGCTGCACACCCCGCAGTGGCGGGTCGGCGCCGACCCGGACCTGATGGTGGTCGACCTGGACCCGGGAGCGCCGGCCGGCCTGAAGGAGTGCTGTGCCGTCGCCGTGCTGATGCGGGACAGGCTCGCCGATGACGGTATTGCTGCTTATCCGAAGACATCAGGAAAAAAGGGTATGCAACTGTGCTGCCCTATTTCCGGGACCCGGTCCGCCGAGGTCGTTTCCTCGTACGCCAAAAAGGTCGCCGAAGAGCTGGCGGCGATGGTCCCCGGCTCGATCACCGCAAAGATGGCGAAGGCCGTCAGGCCGGGCAAGGTCTTCATCGACTGGAGCCAGAACGCGGCGGCGAAGACCACGGTGACGCCGTACTCGCTGCGGGCGGGGGAGAGGCCGACCGCCTCCACGCCGCTGACCTGGGACGAAGTGATCGCGATGGCGACCGGCGAGGCGGAAGCCCGGCAATTCGGCCCGGACGAGGTGCTGGCCCGGGTCGAGCAGCACGGCGATCTGCTCGCCGATCTACTACGGAATGGAAACGTCGTACCGGAAGCGGATCGACGTAAGTGA
- a CDS encoding Ig-like domain-containing protein has product MLRAAVSAAVVTSLILTSAGPASADDPAAVDTAPPVVSATGLTEGQYIRPFHEIFPIATDDVAPLWVQIFVDGKSTGDGFFGRYQGKLYGQVVLADSIPDGAEVEVGVRVQDAARNWSEFRTTRVIVDRTVPTATVLPDDDLILAGRSLTLVASDVPADSHVVMTTYSGRELARATSAPWKLPLNTADLAGGDRTVRVSVIDRAGNRTDYYRFLDIDLTGPEAALIPEDHPGLVGPGLHVFQGEASDRAGVARSEWWIDGALRGREPSYVAYDFGTRARTTAVEWRVWDRVGNRTVVRYPVTVDVQAPTVVSTSPAANTRVRGTTLKATLKLADQTGVYSTITEGGLDHDVTAPYTATFRLGADGPQRLGWVVSDHWNNSRRVYQTVIVDNSGPSVAWVTPSSLVRGSRISSSIRASDPAGVAKAQLSGAAADTAAPYASSIAAGKDGKKTLTWTVWDKLGNRTVVKRSVIVDNTAPSVKVTKAPKNKAKVKGTVKVTAAASDRNGVARVELLVNGKVVAKDTKAAYRFSVSTKKYGKKIKIQLRAYDKAGNVSKTSTRTWYRS; this is encoded by the coding sequence ATGCTTCGCGCTGCCGTGTCCGCGGCTGTCGTCACGTCCTTGATCCTCACTTCGGCCGGACCGGCCTCCGCCGACGACCCGGCTGCAGTCGACACCGCACCGCCGGTGGTCAGCGCGACCGGCTTGACCGAAGGTCAATACATCCGGCCGTTCCACGAGATCTTCCCCATCGCCACCGATGACGTGGCGCCCTTATGGGTGCAGATCTTCGTCGACGGCAAGAGCACCGGTGACGGCTTTTTCGGTCGCTACCAGGGGAAACTCTACGGCCAGGTGGTGCTTGCCGACAGCATCCCGGATGGCGCCGAAGTCGAGGTGGGTGTCCGTGTTCAGGACGCCGCCCGCAACTGGAGCGAGTTCCGCACGACGCGGGTGATCGTCGACCGGACAGTGCCGACCGCCACGGTCCTGCCCGATGACGACTTGATCCTGGCCGGGAGGTCGCTGACGCTCGTCGCGTCGGATGTGCCCGCGGACAGCCACGTCGTGATGACGACCTACTCCGGCCGGGAGCTCGCCCGGGCCACGTCGGCACCCTGGAAGCTTCCGCTGAACACCGCCGATCTCGCCGGCGGTGACCGGACTGTGCGGGTCAGCGTGATCGACAGAGCTGGCAACCGGACCGACTACTACCGGTTCCTCGACATCGACCTGACCGGACCCGAGGCCGCCCTCATCCCGGAGGACCACCCGGGGCTCGTCGGACCGGGCCTGCACGTTTTTCAGGGTGAGGCATCGGACCGGGCCGGTGTGGCGCGGTCCGAGTGGTGGATCGACGGCGCGCTGCGCGGGCGTGAGCCGAGCTATGTCGCCTATGACTTCGGCACCCGCGCACGCACCACCGCCGTGGAATGGCGGGTCTGGGACCGGGTCGGGAACCGGACCGTGGTCCGCTATCCGGTCACTGTCGACGTGCAGGCCCCGACCGTCGTCTCCACCTCGCCGGCGGCGAACACCCGGGTCCGTGGAACCACGCTGAAGGCGACGCTCAAGCTGGCCGACCAGACCGGCGTCTACTCCACGATCACCGAAGGTGGCCTCGACCACGACGTGACCGCGCCCTACACGGCGACGTTCCGCCTCGGCGCCGACGGGCCGCAGCGTCTCGGCTGGGTGGTCAGCGACCACTGGAACAACTCCCGTCGCGTCTACCAGACCGTCATCGTCGACAATTCCGGCCCTTCGGTGGCCTGGGTGACGCCTTCCTCCCTGGTGCGCGGGTCGCGGATCTCGTCGAGCATCCGGGCGAGCGACCCGGCCGGTGTGGCGAAGGCGCAGCTCTCGGGCGCCGCTGCGGACACCGCCGCGCCCTACGCCTCGTCGATCGCGGCCGGTAAGGACGGCAAGAAGACGCTGACCTGGACGGTCTGGGACAAGCTCGGCAACCGCACGGTCGTCAAGCGGTCCGTGATCGTCGACAACACCGCGCCTTCCGTGAAAGTGACGAAGGCGCCGAAGAACAAGGCCAAGGTCAAGGGCACCGTCAAGGTCACGGCGGCGGCGAGCGACAGGAACGGTGTGGCTCGGGTCGAGCTGCTGGTCAACGGCAAGGTGGTCGCCAAGGACACCAAGGCGGCCTACCGGTTCTCGGTCAGCACCAAGAAGTACGGCAAGAAGATCAAGATCCAGCTCCGCGCGTACGACAAGGCAGGCAACGTGTCGAAGACGTCCACCCGAACCTGGTACCGCTCGTGA